A stretch of Camelus bactrianus isolate YW-2024 breed Bactrian camel chromosome 26, ASM4877302v1, whole genome shotgun sequence DNA encodes these proteins:
- the C26H8orf48 gene encoding LOW QUALITY PROTEIN: uncharacterized protein C8orf48 homolog (The sequence of the model RefSeq protein was modified relative to this genomic sequence to represent the inferred CDS: deleted 1 base in 1 codon), whose protein sequence is MADLSQESFESLTDEVQSSCSFSTSEGLQPSSCAPGSKPGSGTPATCLEYGDKQSELSDFKNSEKKLSRKWINNLKGKETNSGQYQTEITQASLEELNALQSFCAVKINLIHHRVNSKGKKSNRHKKLQLRSDAEAPEIDALNCTVPDELLNRTYFKNMRTTSEQVATDKQHISSHCPNCNKKREELALSAFLKQKKTLLESLLLQEKIDEYLHTKDFLTRIGEAHQSFPRLSDDPKTIWKRLSEKCHVGYSGFERSDTEEKM, encoded by the exons ATGGCGGACCTTTCGCAGGAGTCCTTCGAGTCC TTAACTGATGAGGTACAGAGTTCCTGTTCATTCAGCACCTCTGAAGGACTGCAGCCCTCGTCCTGTGCCCCTGGGAGCAAACCTGGGAGTGGAACACCGGCTACATGCTTGGAATATGGAGACAAGCAATCTGAGCTTTCAGACTTCAAAAATAGTGAAAAGAAGTTGAGCAGAAAATGGATCAATAACCTCAAGGGCAAGGAAACGAACTCTGGACAGTACCAAACAGAAATCACTCAGGCATCTCTTGAAGAACTGAATGCTCTTCAGTCTTTCTGTGCCGTTAAGATAAACCTGATCCATCACAGAGTGAACTCTAAGGGGAAAAAGAGCAACCGACATAAAAAGCTGCAGCTTAGATCAGATGCAGAGGCCCCAGAGATAGATGCCTTAAACTGTACTGTCCCTGATGAGCTTTTGAACAGaacctattttaaaaacatgaggacAACATCCGAACAGGTGGCAACAGATAAGCAACACATTTCTTCTCATTGTCCCAACTGtaacaagaaaagagaagaacTGGCCCTATCTGCcttcctgaaacagaaaaagactttaCTGGAGTCACTTCTACTCCAAGAGAAAATAGATGAATATCTTCATACGAAAGACTTTCTTACCCGTATTGGAGAAGCACATCAGAGCTTTCCCAGGCTTTCAGATGACCCCAAAACAATCTGGAAAAGACTGAGTGAGAAATGTCACGTCGGATACTCTGGTTTTGAAAGGTCAGATACAGAGGAGAAGATGTAG